From Longimicrobiaceae bacterium:
GCTCCTCCAGGACCTCCAGGTCGTCCTGGTCGAACTGCTTCAGGAGGTCGTTGATCCGCTCGTCCGACGACTCGTACTCCTTCTCGATCGTCTTCTTGAGGGTGAGCTCCCCCGCGATCACCGGCTCGATGTCGAAGCGGGTGATGAACTTCAGGTCGTCGATGACCCCCAGGTCGGTGGGGTTGGCCATCGCCACGGTGAGCATCCGGCCCACCCGCCGCAGCGGGAGCACCTGGTGCTTGCTGGCGATCTCCCCCGGGATCAGCTTGAGGACCTTGGGGTCGAGCTTGACGCGGTCCAGGTCCACCGCGGGGACCCGGAGCTGCCGGGCCAGCGCGCGGACCATGTCCTGCTCGCCGACGAAGCCCAGCTTGACGAGGCTGAAGCCGACGCGGTTGCCGTTCTGCCGCGCGTCTTCCAGCGCCTTGGTGAGCTGCTCGCGCGTAACGATGCCGTCGTGGACGAGCTGGTCGCCGATGCGATCAGCCGGGGCGATGACTGCCATAGGAGTGGCCTGAAGGAGAAGTACCGCGGAGGGGTGACGCGAACGTTCGCCGCAGACACCAGCGCTGTCAAGGGGAAGCGCGCACCAGTGGCAGGAGGCGTGCCAGCGATTTTTTCCCGATCCCGGGGACCCGCTCCAGCTCCTCCGGAGCGCGGAAGCGGCCGTGCTCCGCCCGCCACGCCACGATGCGCCCGGCCAGCGCCGGGCCGATGCCGGGGAGCGCCTCCAGCTCCGCCGCCGACGCCGCGTTCAGGTCCAGCGGCCCCGCGGCCGCGGCCATAGTGGGCACCGCCACGCCCGCGG
This genomic window contains:
- a CDS encoding helix-hairpin-helix domain-containing protein, yielding AGVAVPTMAAAAGPLDLNAASAAELEALPGIGPALAGRIVAWRAEHGRFRAPEELERVPGIGKKSLARLLPLVRASP